The sequence below is a genomic window from Theobroma cacao cultivar B97-61/B2 chromosome 6, Criollo_cocoa_genome_V2, whole genome shotgun sequence.
GGTTCACTGCTAGGTTCAAATCTTATGCTTAGTTCTGAGGggaaatgaattttatatgCAGGGGTTATGAGGTGAAGGAGGCATTAAGGGCACAGATGGAAGTGCAGAGTAAATTACATTTGCAAGTTGAGGTAATTTTTCCCCTTCCGTAGtacttttctcttttgtgGATGTGGCTATGAAGTGATATAAAGTGGGTAGTACCTCTAGGATGTTTCTGGGTTTTCATGCAATTCTACATTCATCTCTGAGCTTGTGACTGATGTCTTGGAGAAACTTGTTGTGAGGCTTATTATGCTTTGAACAAAGCAATGGGTTGATAGTGCGAAAAGCCCTACTCTACATTTTGGAAAGAACCCTCCAAATCAGAGTGTAAATTCCATTCTGAAGCTAGCTAATCTTATTATATTGTCTTGTATAGGCCGAAAAGCACTTGCAGATTCGCCAGGATGCAGAACGAAGATATATGGCCATGCTTGAGAGGGCTTGTAAGATGCTTGCTGATCATTTTATTGGAGGTGGTGCAGATACTGAAACAGAGAACCTAGGATTTAGTAGTAAGGTGCCAAGAAATTATTGTGTTGACCCACTTGGATTTTACTCCTCTCAGTCTGCTGAGGTGGTCAATGCATGTGGCCAAGATGAAGAAATGCCATCCGGTCTGCATTCCCAGAGGGCTGATTGTTCCACTGAAAGCTGCCTAACTTCACATGAGAGTCCAGGAGGATTGACAATGGAAGGATCTGCTGTTgaagggaagaaaaagatgCTGAACTTGGACTCAACAACAGGATCTCTGATCTGGGGTGATGCCAAGGTTAATCCCCATGGACTAACTGGATATGGCATGTAGAGATGGAAATGAGTGATATTCTTCTGTATGCTCAAGCTATTACAGTCTCAAGTGTAAAAATGCTGATCTATTCATGTCCGTGGAGTTGGCAGGAAATCCAAGTTTTGAGAATGGAACAAGTAGTCTCAAAATTGTAAATCCAAGTTGCTTATGCTCTAAATATCATACATTTAGTGTCTTAAACATATAAACTTGTGCGGCTGTGATTGGAAATCCATGTGATCACTGAAGTCCAAACTTAGAATGCCGTTGGAATTTTAGGCTTTAAATCTGAACTTGCTGTGTTGTTACAGGCAATTTGTGTAggacaaaagagaaaattttgattgaacATGATTGCCAAAGGATAGAGGGAAGCAGAACAAAGGACGTTGGGGATAACGAGATGGTAGGGTAGCAAATGGATTTTGGCTTTTGTTTGACAAAGTTATGCTGGTGAACGGTGATGatcaaattatcaattatacaAGGTGGGGGCGGAGAAAATCCAAAAgccatataaaaaattgacaTCCTCTTTCAATCACGTAACAATCAAAGACGAAAGGGACAGAAATTGCCGGACGGAATATAACTGGGTAGATTCCGTCCGAGGCCGGTCGCTACATGTCAATCTTCtatttcattatatatataatacttaCTTTGTATGTTTTTGACATATGTATAATCTGGTATTAAACATAAGAGATTATGATTTTCATTAGACTACTAAGCagacaataaaataaagacGAGTATCCCTTAATTTTGCTGACCCTGAGTTTTCACGTTACCTCTGTTTATGTGTATGCATTCAGCAATaagaaagtaaataaataaaataaatgaatgactTTAATTCTTTTGTGTGAAACTTGaaaggataataataataataataataataatcccAAAATTgcacaaaaaaatataatggtataaataaaatgtagAAAGACgtaaagaaaaagtgaagtaCAGAGATACTAAAATTATTACGGTTATCGGGTTACTTACATACATACGAAGATACGGTAGTACttacataaataaaaagacaGCAAAAAGCGTGGTTGTGGCCTGGCCTGTGGGGGTGGTGGGTGTGTCTCTGCGTCTGCTCTGCCTCTTTGgactttttctttccctttgaTTTTGGCCTCCAAACACTGGTAGATTACTTTTCTCATCCTTGTCAAAAATACgagtaaaatttaaattctagTTACGTTGCAGAGTGAGGGGCGAAATTTGAAGGGATGGGTTGCTCCTAGATCTGCTTCTTCTTCTGGTACGCTCTGCTCGGCCCCATCCTCTTTCCACTTTAGCTGCTACTTCTTCTCCaaatttcatttcctttttcctctttcaaattttggttttactTCCTCTTCTTAGCTTCTTCTGGCTTTGCCTTCTATTTGAGTAtcgattttcttttctttataatttttttttaaaaattgttcGGCCAATGTTTTCGATTCCTGTTTCTTTCCACACACACTTAATCCTAACTAATATTTCTAATTTCTATTTCAGATATCATAATCGCTGCActatttttttctatctttttttttttatcgaagaaaaagaaaaccaactTGTATTACATATATAGAACAATAATTCTTCCTCGTATTTGGGCTTTCCATTTGGTACACTCCCAATTGGTTTAGAGATGCGGTGTGATAGAATAGAATTAggaattatgtttatttagcctgtaatttgttgttaatAACTGATAGACGATTGCATCACACATATTTGGACAACCTGCTCCCAACTCCAAATGCCTTTGATCAACCGCAAATCCACAtcctctcttttcttcacTTGTATTCATATTCTCATTTCTCATTTCAGTTATGTGTTGTATGCGTTCAATATCAATCACCGCCACATCCCCTTTCTATTTGTACAACCTACGCACTCCAGTTTATCCTTCTGCCCACTTTTATCTTGAtcattctttcctttttttaatattcattttaCTCAGAGGGTAAATACTATGATAGTgggaaaaattttaacatcttTTAAATCCTATTCTACATATTTCGAGATGAAGTTTTGCAAGGATTTGGGTTTTTCAAAATTCCTTGCTTCTACATGCAGCCCAAACCTAAAGTTCctatttttcaaacttaaagAATGcacaccccccccccccccccaccaaccaaagaaacacaaaaggtttttctttctttactgcTTTTGCTTGATTTATACTGAAATTTCCAAATATTCAATTATCTTTACCATATCTTTGTTTAATTGCTGTTATAAATGCTGATTTGCCCTGGACAAAAATTGTACATGTTAAGCCTTCCAATATGTGtatcattattataaattgGAACTCAGGTATATAAGTGAAAGACTGAAAGATGTTTGTGCCTAACCTTTTCTGCTAATGGGGAAATTTAGATTTTCATTTCTGGACATCTACACTACCTGGATTTCTTCAAGAGCTAGCTTCGAAAAATTTTAAAGGGTTTTATGGGTTATATTACATATATTCTTGATAGTGGTTTGTTTAAGATTAGGGTTTAGCTTGGTGGTCGGAGAAAGTTTGGGTAGAAATTTTAGGGTTGAGATGCAGTACTCTCTGTTGCatcaagaaaagcaaaaatggaaaattataTGCAATATTAGTGTATGATAAGGAAAACTCAGTGTTATGGCAATGGCAATGGCAATCTTGGATTGATTCTGATTGTGGGGAAATTCAAGGTTCCCTTAGTCTGCTATGTATTTTTTAGGGgatatattttgattgattagAAAGTTATGACTTTTCACAGCTTGCTCTAGTTCTGGCTTTACTTTTACATTTCTTTGTAGCAATGTCTTAGTAATTGTGAATTCTTTGGTTTCAGTCATTGTCATAAGAAGTGGAATGATAATAAGGGTTTTGCTAGCAACtgttattattttcatattaactGCAGTGGTTGACAGataatttgatgattttcaatgCATTTAATGAAGATATTTCTTTAAACGGCAACCTTAAGAAGTGTCTTTAGGGCAGTCTTTAGCAAAATcccaaaataataataagagaagaagaagaggaagcaTGAATGATGTTGGTAGGCTAATGGGGCTAATAATTCTTGCAATCTTGCTTTCCTCAtccttttccttccttttctGTTAGGATGGTGCAAGTTGCATCTTTGatgtgttttattttttttccttaactaTGATTGTAGATCAATGTAGAATCTATCAATAGTTTGCATTTATTATGCTCTTAATGAGTCTCTTTACTCCCCATTGTTTGTAGATGATCAACAAATGTATCAACCAAAGACTGTTCCTGGTTCAAGTTTAGTCCGCAACAACTCAATAGTTCATGGTCAGCATTTAGATTGTGGAGCTAGCCAAATGGACCCCATAAGTGGAGGGAACAGCCTCACCAACAACCCTAATCTTGCATCAAAGCAACGATTACGCTGGACACATGAGCTTCATGAACGTTTTGTTGATGCTGTAGCTCAACTTGGTGGGCCAGATCGTGAGTCTTGTCGAATATCTAcctagctaatatttaatttttagccTGAATTTGTTTGTGCATATAATTGACTAGGTTGGCCAGTAGTCAAAGAATAAAAGGTTTGTTGAAGGTTGGAATTCATGCTGCATTCTTCTAAAGGAATTCATGCTGCATTCTTCTAAAGGAATTCATGCTGCATTCTTCTAAAGGAATTCATGCTTTCTGTATAAGATTAATGAAGTAAGATATTTTAGACATAAGGAAATATGTTTCCTCTAAATTCCTGGGAACTTCAATTGTTAGAGGGATTTTATAACTGGAGCCTTCTCTCTTTCATCTAGTGTCCTTTCTATCAagattatttatataaacttttcTTGGGAAATTATGTGAAAGCATTTGGTGCTGTGGTATGTTTATTGTTTACATggttattcaaaattttattgccAGCCAATCTTTTGCTGCTTTAAAGTTCCTGGAAAGTTAACATTAAATAGATTTGTTTAACTTGAAGAATCTCTCTTTCATCTAATCTCCTGTCGGTGAAGAGTTATCTATGTAAGATTTTCTTGGTAAATTGCATGGGAAAACATGTGGCAGTGTGGTGGCTCACATTTAGTGAATGGACATGGTCATGCTGAAACTATAAATACCTTAAGATTTTCGCatttatatatagaaaaagtGTATGATGGTAAACAAGTTTCTTTTTCCCCCCTCTCAGGTGCTACACCAAAAGGAGTTCTCAGGGTCATGGGTGTACAAGGTTTGACAATATACCATGTCAAAAGCCATTTACAGgtatattattcttttttcaacCTAATGTAGAACTGTACTTATCTATGTACATTGGTTCGGGAGTTGCCCCAGGGGGAGTGAGGCTTGTGTTGAGTGGTTAGTGTAGCATTACTCATTATCATCTATGGCTTTTGCTGACTCTACTTTTGTGATGTATCCAGAAATATCGACTTGCGAAATATCTCCCTGATTCTTCATCTGATGGTAGGTTTTatttgttctcttttttttttttttttagtgtaGACATAAAATGGTTTTGTTAAATTGTTCTTGACCCATGAAGTTCGTTCTTCACATTGCATAGAAATTTTCAAGTTCATTATAACTTGtacaaaaattttcttcttagtATAACTTGTTTCTTCTATTTGTTAATGAAGGTAAAAAAGCTGACAAGAAAGAAACTGGGGATATGCTTTCCAATTTGGATGGTTCCTCGTAAGTGAAGCTGTAGCTTTTTcagtttgtttttttgttttactttttCGAAAATATCCTTTTTCATATATTGTCACCTATTGTTGGAATAGTTATTGTCGGTTTCAACATGTCTTTGAACTGTAAGATGGAAGAGTTTCTATTTACATGCATAAGAAAACCATAAggtgtgctggaaaaatgataaaagtgCTGGAAGCTGTCAATCATATGAAAGTTACTAATTATCAGTTAGGGATGACAAAAGGATACTGTCATCCGGGCACGGGACACGGTCTGACCTAATTAAATAGGGTTTGGGTACTCTATAAACAGTTAATGCAAAATGATCTCGGGTTTGTGTAGTGCTTTTAGGTTGCCTGTTATCCCTACTTGACTATTAATGATGAACACTGAAAGTAAATTTTAGTTGTAATATAATATTTCTAGctacttgaattgatttttattaataactaataaaaggCATAATGATTAAATAAGTCCTCGAACTAGACCAAAATTCTCACTTAACCCTACTCTTTTTTATTGATGTCAATTGAGCTCTCATCTTATGATAGTGTCAAATGAGCCAAATTTGAATGGAAAAAAATGCTGACATGGCTAATGGCTTTGTTAACTCACTATGTTGGCATTCCTGTGGACAAATTGGATGACATGGCATACACATGCAAAGAAGTAGATGACACGGCAATtagttatcaaataaataaaatttgaagttttagaaataatagataaaagttaagaatcaattaaattttgaagggAAATGGaagttgaaaaaggaaaaagccaCATATCTGGGGTTAGAGACGTAGAGCTCTCGCTCCATCATCAGCACCAACCCAGTCCCTTTGTCTTTCTACACCATTTCTTTCTCTGTCTTCTCTATTTCGTTTCTTTTCCCGACCTATTAGCTCGTTGGTACTCTCCCATGAAAACCTCTTCAAAATCATCTTTCCATAACCCAAGCTTGAAATCTCATTCCAAAATCCCAATCCATCACCGAAACTTGGTTCTTGTGTACACATTCAAGAAAggaattttatttctttaaatgAATACTTGgcatcttaattttttttttaagttgctTGGCATCTTAAATTGACTGATCTTGAATTGCATGGAATTAAGggaattatttttttcctgcTTGCAGTGGGATGCAAATTACCGAAGCTCTAAAGTTGCAGATGGAGGTGCAAAAGCGCTTGCATGAACAATTGGAGGCATGTTTTCTCAATGCAAATTGTTTACTGATTTGGTTATTCTGTTATTATTTGGCTTTCCTTCCTCGGTGGTGGTGGTGTATAAAAAGAGACTAGTAAATTGTATATCTAAGATAGTTTATAGTAGCATGGTATTGAGGAGTGACACAACATTGGGACTCAGTATTTTCTTCTGTTTTCTTGGTGAAACTGGAACAATTTGCTAAATTTCTGTGCATTGAACATGCTAGACACGGCTTAAATTTTCAGGTGTTAGGTTTACTTCTTGAGTTTTCCCCAAACACAGATTCTGAGCTCTTACTAAGCCTGCAATTTCTGTGCCTGTGATGTACAACAGGTGCAGAGACAGCTACAGTTGCGGATAGAGGCTCAAGGGAagtatttaaagaaaattattgagGAGCAGCAGCGTCTCAGCGGAGTCCTTGCAGAAGCACCTGGCTCAGGAGCCTCGGTCCCAGCATTGGGTGACAATGGCCTGGAATCTGACAAGAAGACTGACCCTGCAACTCCAGCCCCAACTTCAGAATCTCCTCTACAAGATAAGGCTGCCAAAGAACGAGCCCCTGCCAAGAGCCACTCTATTGATGAGTCTTTCTCATCTCACCATGAGCCTTTGACCCCAGATTCAGGTTGCCACGTTGGTTCCCCAGCAGGGAGTCCTAAGGGTGAGAGGTTGATGAAGAAACAACGGGTGAGCATGGCTGCGGCATTTGCTAAACCTGAGGTGGTACTTCCACACCAGATATTAGAGTCGAGCATAAGCTCCTCCTTCCAACAATCTCACTCTGTTTTCATGACGAGAGAGCAATTTGATCCTTCATCTGGGATATCGATGGGAAATGAAGATCAATTGGAGAAGGCTTCTGGAACTGAGCTGTAGTTTTATGTGCGACAAGGTATATGTTCTCCATTACATTTTGGCTGTGTGTATCTCTGGGACGAAATTTCTGATTAGGTCAAAAAATACTTGTTAATGTCTGATGTACGAGATAATTAGGCTCAAGTAAATCTGTCCCTTTATACTGATTTTTCTAGCTTTCATATAGTGTACTTGAATTTtaattagaaatgaaaaattattgtgAACAATGCTGGAGACTTGGCTCACGTATACTGCCATGTCTATCAGATCCCTTGACTGTTATGTTTTGCTTGAAGGTCTCAAGACTTTGATGGCTTGGATTGGTTATTGTCAATTGGGATCTTTTGCCATTGGCACTATTACCATACCGGGAGAGACAATTTCCTTTTGTAGGGTGTATGTGCTGTGCTGGTTTTAGAATTAGAGTACCAAAATAAAGCTTATtaaaactatatattttaGGGCATGTTTAATGTTTATGGCGAAGTGACATGCATGGTATTGTTAGCCGAGCAATGAGTAAGCAAAATCATAACGCGCTTCGAGAtgaaaatcatttccaaatctaGACTTCTGAATAATGAGCATTGCCAGGCTGTGCTTGAACAAATACTGTTTTATAAAATACGTGGATGCTGCATTTATACATACTCAAAGGCAACCTTGTTGGCAATGCAAGTTGGAGGTGAATTGAGCACTTGGAGctaaaaaaacccaaaaaacagTATTATGTTACAAGGAAGGACAGTCATGGGGACCGATGCCTCCGGTGATTTACTCGTTTCAGGATGCAAAGGCGTAGTCGCTTGCTAAGGGCTTCTAgcttttcaaatttctcaCGCTTGGGCTTCTTTGGAATTGTTGGCGCTCTCTTCTTCATAATTTCCTCTTTTGATGGATCAGGCGACTTTTGCTGCATGCTTTTGAGAGGTGTTGCAAGCACATTGAGAGTCACCTAGTGAGGCACAAAGTCCCTTTCAGCAAGAAAGATAAAGACAGGAAATTCGATACGATTACAACTATCATGCAGATAAGAGATTCAGCACATTCCAGTTGAATTAAATCATGGCAAACACCAGTTACCAACTCATTCCCAACATCTCTCATTTACCCTGCACctccatgcattcttttttattGACTAAAACAGTTTAAACCTGATAGCTTTGCAGACCTATTATATGCATTACATGGACGGAGGTAAGATTTCTTCACTCTATGGTAAAGATTCCACTTTGCTATCAGCAGggttagagagagagagaatgaggAACCTGATGGCTGTTGTCAGCAGTTGTACAGTCCGCTGAAGATTCTTCATCACTGCCCCCCAGTGAAGAGCATCTTCCCCAGCTTTCCCTGTTTGAGCTTGTATATGAGCAACATTCGTCACTTTGGCCATTAGGCTTATcctgaaaaagaaataaaagcaaaagccTCTAATGAAACAAAGTGTGCAAAGTGAAAAGGCAAGCATTTCATGATTTATTTCACAAGTCATTTTGCAAGTTCAGCAACCATCTTCAGCAAAAGACAATAGCTACATTGGAAGTGAAGCCATAATTGCAGAATGAAACTAACATTACATTGAGTTTAAGTATCATAGATTCATCACAGAAGAATGCTAACATTAAATTGAGTTTGGTCATGGCAGATTCTTAGGACTAACTTGAGAGTGCATTAAGCAGAAactggaaaaagaaaaaatccaGTCCcccttttaaaagaataaaacatACATACACAGAAGCGTGCAGACAGACACAGACAGAAATATAATAGAGGTGATCAGAAACATTTCATGGATACCAGTAAATTTGATGGCTCGTCACTGTCAGGTCTATTATCTCCACTGAGCATGGAATCCTGCAGTTCAATAACAAATAAACaccatattttttataaaaaaaatactaataacCAAACACAGAGAAATAAAACGCTACCAATCTAGAAAGTGGTGCAACTTCCGAAAGCAGCCCGTTAACTGGCTTTGTTGTCAAAATGCTAGGTGGAGCAGAAGATGAACTTGCAGCATTGGTTGATGCAGATTGAAGGCCAGTGATTATTTCATACAACAGACTCTAAAATGAAATACAGAAATTCACGTTAATCCTTTGGTAGCTATATGCCTACATACCAATGTCTACAAAAGCTTTTACAGGACATGCAACTATCACAAAATACTGGGGGCTCATCATCTTAGCAACACCTTTATCCAGCAAATGCATTTCCAGCTCCAACATAGTTGTTCCCTTGTTGGTTTTTTATGCTATAAGAACTCTGTGAACAACAGGGCGAAAGGGGTATGTATTTATACACTGGAGCCCCTTAAAAATACCCCAAAAAAGAGGAAgacaaaatataaacataataCAGCCCAGCTAAACTCCAAAACTCCCAGAGGTTTGGCAATGATGCCTAGCTACTGATCCACATCCTAATGGAAAAGTTTGACAAGAGGGGGAGTTCCTCACAAGCTTAGATAATATGCGAAGAAACGTACAGAGGTGACGCTAACAATAAGCAAAGGACACACATCTTTAACTCTTAAACTACTTTCTCAAAAGCTCCACACGAAAAGAAATTCACCTCATCCATACCAGCACCGACTTTCAAATCACCAAGGTCATAATATTTCTCAAGCTTACTTGAACAAGTAGAAGAAATCTGAGGAGGATGAAGTACGTTGTAGAAGAAAATGGAAACCGAATCATAATAAAACTGTGGCCTGGAGGAGTTATGATCACCAtcaaattttataacatttttaTCTCCCTGCACAGAGTATGCATATAATTAAACACTTCCAAGATCAGCCAATTCATTCAAGAAAAATGTAAGAAttttcaaatggtaaattacCGCATATAATTTTAAGATGAGGTCAGAGTGATGAGGTTGAATAAATTTGTCATCACTGGCATGTCCAAATAATGCAGGAATGAATGTTTTGGGTGCCACCTGGGAGTAGAAGTCTAGCGTATTACTTAAAATAGATAAAGCAATAGGTAATGAAAGAAACCCaacataaaatgaaataacTTCTAGATCAAAACAAGTCTATCACTGATTAACATCATGAAGCAGGaaagaattaattaacttgCCAACTTGTGCATCATTCTTAGCAGTGTCAACATTAACAAGTACACAAATATGGACAAACCTTTAGACAGTTTAGATCCATGATATCAAACTTTGCCTTCTTCTGAATTACACGCCTCATGTACTGCACAGCCATCTTAACCTGATTGAAATAGAAGGCAAGAGATACAACTCTCATtgcaataatttaaaaacatcTAAACAAAGAATATGCAAACAGTGACGAATCCCATGCCGTCAGTTCACATGTATCAGTGACCATTAGATCAACAAATTGTGACCATTAATGTATTAGTATTATCAAAACCAGCTGGGATATACCagattttgacaaaaaaaccTACATTGGCAGCAGTTGTGCCACCTCATATAAGGTACTAAGGTGTATTGTGATTTTCTGGCAATACCAAGTTACCAACTAATTTTGGCCATTTCAGCTGAATCATTCTTTATGCTTCATTGGTGGCCACAATGGGGAAAATATGAGAGTCGGTCTCCATTGTGTGTGTCTCAAGAGTTttagggagagagagagagagacgaAATCTATGGAAGGCTGTCCCATGCTAGGTGAAAGCGAAAAAATATGGTTGATTTGTGAGAGATTTTGAACAAAGGCTTTTAAGATATCACATGTCAGGTTGGAGCAGGTACATACAAGGTCTTTGGAACAATGTTGGATTAAGATTTGGGATTTAGTATGAATACAAAATGCAAGGCCACTGAGCATAATTGCAAGGTATTCTTTTgccaaaaataaattgatgACATTGACTAAatatttgaagtgaaaattaataattagagtTCAAGGTGAAAATCATATTATtcttaaaggaaaatcttttCATGTTAACAATGCTGATTAAGGATTATGCATAGACACATTGTTACCAGTATGTACTATCCCGAAAGGAAAAAGGCAGAGATTTTACCAGTATGAACTATCCCAAAAGGCAAAAGGCAGAGATTTTAACCAATACAGTTTTGACAACCTTGGAGTTATGAACATTGCATGCTagaaaaatcattcacatcCATAAAAGATGCCACTACGATTAAAAGACAGTAACCGTAACTAACCTATCACtgaaaaccaaacaaaaaatacGTACA
It includes:
- the LOC18597376 gene encoding protein PHR1-LIKE 2 isoform X3 yields the protein MDMYHPRLQAHLHHPHHQEEMLQNLNHKGALAEPCLVLTSDPKPRLRWTADLHDRFVDAVTQLGGPNKATPKAIMRTMNVKGLTLFHLKSHLQKYRLGKQSGKDMGEGPKDGMSASYLLESPGTNNSTPSLPSSDMNEGYEVKEALRAQMEVQSKLHLQVEAEKHLQIRQDAERRYMAMLERACKMLADHFIGGGADTETENLGFSSKVPRNYCVDPLGFYSSQSAEVVNACGQDEEMPSGLHSQRADCSTESCLTSHESPGGLTMEGSAVEGKKKMLNLDSTTGSLIWGDAKVNPHGLTGYGM
- the LOC18597376 gene encoding protein PHR1-LIKE 2 isoform X2 — encoded protein: MDMYHPRLQAHLHHPHHQEEMLQNLNHKGALAEPCLVLTSDPKPRLRWTADLHDRFVDAVTQLGGPNNFFCLWVTTAEATPKAIMRTMNVKGLTLFHLKSHLQKYRLGKQSGKDMGEGPKDGMSASYLLESPGTNNSTPSLPSSDMNEGYEVKEALRAQMEVQSKLHLQVEAEKHLQIRQDAERRYMAMLERACKMLADHFIGGGADTETENLGFSSKVPRNYCVDPLGFYSSQSAEVVNACGQDEEMPSGLHSQRADCSTESCLTSHESPGGLTMEGSAVEGKKKMLNLDSTTGSLIWGDAKVNPHGLTGYGM
- the LOC18597377 gene encoding myb family transcription factor PHL7, whose amino-acid sequence is MYQPKTVPGSSLVRNNSIVHGQHLDCGASQMDPISGGNSLTNNPNLASKQRLRWTHELHERFVDAVAQLGGPDRATPKGVLRVMGVQGLTIYHVKSHLQKYRLAKYLPDSSSDGKKADKKETGDMLSNLDGSSGMQITEALKLQMEVQKRLHEQLEVQRQLQLRIEAQGKYLKKIIEEQQRLSGVLAEAPGSGASVPALGDNGLESDKKTDPATPAPTSESPLQDKAAKERAPAKSHSIDESFSSHHEPLTPDSGCHVGSPAGSPKGERLMKKQRVSMAAAFAKPEVVLPHQILESSISSSFQQSHSVFMTREQFDPSSGISMGNEDQLEKASGTEL
- the LOC18597378 gene encoding uncharacterized protein LOC18597378 encodes the protein MIDQFINFVIRPPRADYNPDQYLWEREFTLAGRQYKRQDLELTNARGYMLRCSHYMPSPFPKETPLPCVIYCHGNSGCRADANEAAVILLPSNITVFTLDFSGSGLSDGDYVSLGWHERDDLKIVVSYLRSEKQISRIGLWGRSMGAVTSLLYGAEDPSIAGMVLDSAFSNLFDLMMELVDVYKIRLPKFTVKMAVQYMRRVIQKKAKFDIMDLNCLKVAPKTFIPALFGHASDDKFIQPHHSDLILKLYAGDKNVIKFDGDHNSSRPQFYYDSVSIFFYNVLHPPQISSTCSSKLEKYYDLGDLKVGAGMDESLLYEIITGLQSASTNAASSSSAPPSILTTKPVNGLLSEVAPLSRLDSMLSGDNRPDSDEPSNLLDKPNGQSDECCSYTSSNRESWGRCSSLGGSDEESSADCTTADNSHQVTLNVLATPLKSMQQKSPDPSKEEIMKKRAPTIPKKPKREKFEKLEALSKRLRLCILKRVNHRRHRSP